The following coding sequences are from one Plasmodium knowlesi strain H genome assembly, chromosome: 9 window:
- a CDS encoding inner membrane complex protein 1b, putative — MQTTKSKSISALSSESGTTNFSKHREMERPSAAKNGADEEQFALSLKRSISPFTTDRSYANGQTKDTKLIDSANFDFAGKAVDTKTYITQNKTKVIEVPELRFIDKIEYDPFVIEKLRYVPKQVTKYNIIEKPVIKNIVSEKKVDVLYVQEKISFKDQEIVEEVYNYVDKDNNRILADQGSPSLDRSALPITEMTQGEWDSSALSPHVNSDIRRNSIHNSNNHNDNRNSMGGASDGVLPSLLEPFGPQVNITENKIFENVFIPKVEKVVEVKNKIDIPINLPVPYIVPKPKIVDVDIPVFKFNDKYVPVPIRQRIIPKVTWTDKVYKVDCVVEKPYLVYHDIVKIVPTDTKISVREYPKGITKINPEELYEVDNLALWMRVNADLKEEKDALKKTQDNFSDHTCECSNSDSFEECSSTTELNSYQDGATTIKSSNENVLDTLPIHPGHPLEIVHLQNKWIKQDTTRMQELYQDGFFDAHRNAMFNLGTRIPREAEIEVRQIAQLQRFGEKREYDN; from the coding sequence ATGCAAACGACGAAAAGCAAAAGCATCAGCGCCCTAAGCAGCGAAAGTGGCACGACGAATTTCTCAAAGCACCGCGAAATGGAACGGCCTTCGGCGGCAAAAAATGGCGCAGACGAAGAACAGTTCGCCCTCTCACTAAAGAGGAGTATTTCACCTTTCACGACTGATCGAAGCTACGCGAATGGCCAGACAAAAGACACAAAGCTGATAGATAGCGCAAACTTCGATTTCGCAGGGAAGGCAGTAGACACCAAAACGTATATCACTCAAAACAAAACTAAAGTGATAGAAGTCCCCGAATTGAGATTTATAGATAAAATTGAATATGACCCATTTGTTATCGAGAAGTTAAGGTATGTTCCAAAACAAGTTACTAAATATAATATTATCGAAAAGCCAGTAATAAAAAACATTgtatcagaaaaaaaagtggatgTTCTCTATGTTCAGGAGAAGATAAGTTTTAAGGACCAAGAAATTGTGGAAGAGGTTTATAATTACGTTGATAAGGATAACAACAGGATCTTAGCTGATCAAGGAAGTCCATCCCTTGATAGGTCCGCTTTACCCATAACGGAGATGACTCAAGGAGAATGGGACTCATCGGCGTTATCCCCCCACGTAAATAGCGACATCAGACGAAATAGTATCCATAATAGCAACAACCATAATGATAACAGGAACAGTATGGGGGGTGCCTCAGATGGTGTGTTGCCCTCCCTACTGGAACCATTCGGACCACAAGTAAACATTACAGAAAATAAGATATTCGAAAATGTGTTCATaccaaaagtggaaaaagtcgtcgaagtgaaaaataaaattgacaTACCGATCAACTTACCAGTTCCTTACATAGTTCCTAAACCGAAAATTGTAGATGTAGATATTCCCGTTTTTAAGTTTAATGATAAGTACGTGCCCGTGCCAATTCGACAAAGGATCATACCAAAGGTTACATGGACAGATAAAGTTTACAAAGTCGACTGTGTGGTGGAGAAGCCATATCTGGTCTATCATGACATCGTAAAAATTGTGCCAACTGATACGAAAATTTCCGTTAGAGAGTACCCAAAGGGAATAACTAAAATAAATCCCGAAGAATTATATGAAGTAGATAATTTAGCATTGTGGATGAGGGTAAATGCTGACttgaaagaggaaaaggacgCCTTGAAAAAAACCCAAGACAATTTCTCTGACCATACATGTGAGTGTTCCAATTCGGATTCTTTTGAAGAATGCTCTTCCACTACAGAATTGAATTCTTACCAAGACGGGGCAACTACCATCAAGTCATCTAATGAAAATGTTTTGGACACGCTCCCCATCCACCCGGGACACCCCCTAGAGATCGTTCACTTGCAGAATAAGTGGATCAAACAGGACACAACGAGGATGCAGGAATTGTACCAGGACGGATTCTTCGACGCACACAGAAATGCAATGTTTAACTTGGGCACTCGAATTCCGAGAGAGGCAGAGATCGAGGTTAGGCAAATTGCGCAACTCCAGCGGTTCGGCGAGAAGAGGGAGTACGACAATTGA
- a CDS encoding heptatricopeptide repeat-containing protein, putative, with product MNEVKGISCCLKNLGIVQQSDFFLDRRIGTILRDFHSTPSRLHVLKNKEINRNKKQQIWMKKIHVKELPRKKFGNKLGTVAKMLYFRHILGDRAEDRVLYKKKSAGDCWQSTHSNAFLRGVNNPGCESSGIQISHNDKSYTSTCRSKGDSPWPNEEELQNEPNEKGIIQLRSNENEVSPTRSGTNVRRMGDPTEHHRNKHLWDDICDELKYHLPFLQPYSITTALNYLSKVNYEEYNIFKLVAENVDERWIKNFNIKDLSQLLLSYSRLHIKYDSFVNLISRELLYKICFANMEEIALIAYSYTKMKIYDYEVFLHLCNETKGRLKKELSQSVDNCADATGGGSRSTVAIDDNGKDGQLHRNCDNGGRLHGEEHPSSTLEDTQGRDISQMRIIHHEINITETNDGEGNPNWVHHNMGESSHQADYTYSKKGLYKESNFSDSLTELSTGKTTQRNGEGELSKKYSHICLFTYCLGKNKHRDDALLSLISKYINVERINNIDVSNLSYAFSLFNFYEGRFFEQFCEKSRQIVHTADPSQKVVILSYLLKHPTEEMLDVYLLYVKNIRDEMEQNHIYKEPLLLNMCINSFSNDVFLNFLLNLVTSPGRDGNGSEKINQANFVLNFLIDYATFFMRKKKMCSRDYPKILNMLLKIFPITSEMNDDTSSLRLVPSSRRVTLLIEDLLDLIIAEMHTFHDLDLAHIRNIFFRMKGGSVGAQFGRREEAILNFVNKHVDKGGRGCAPKIHVGE from the coding sequence ATGAATGAAGTAAAAGGTATTTCGTGTTGCTTGAAAAACCTCGGAATCGTTCAACAAAGTGATTTCTTTTTAGATAGAAGGATAGGCACAATTTTAAGAGATTTCCACAGCACCCCCTCCAGGTTGCAtgtgttaaaaaataaagaaataaatcgAAATAAGAAGCAGCAAATATGGATGAAAAAGATACACGTAAAGGAATTACCGCGTAAGAAGTTTGGAAATAAACTGGGAACAGTGGCAAAAATGCTCTACTTCAGGCATATCCTCGGGGATCGAGCAGAAGATCGTGTCCTttacaaaaagaagagtgcTGGGGATTGTTGGCAAAGTACTCATTCGAATGCCTTCCTACGTGGAGTAAACAATCCTGGTTGTGAATCAAGTGGCATACAAATTAGTCATAACGATAAGAGCTATACCAGCACGTGCCGCTCAAAAGGGGATAGCCCTTGGCCCAATGAGGAGGAACTGCAAAATGagccaaatgaaaaaggaatcaTTCAACTTAGGAGTAACGAAAATGAAGTTTCTCCAACCCGAAGTGGAACAAATGTGCGCAGAATGGGCGATCCAACTGAACACCACCGTAATAAACACCTATGGGACGATATTTGTGACGAACTAAAGTATCATTTGCCGTTCCTTCAGCCGTACAGTATAACCACGGCTTTGAATTATCTGTCCAAAGTGAACTATGAGGAATACAACATTTTCAAGCTAGTTGCAGAAAATGTCGATGAAAGATGGATCAAGAATTTTAATATAAAGGATCTGTCCCAACTGCTGTTGTCTTATTCAAGACTTCACATAAAATATGACTCATTCGTAAATTTAATTAGCAGAGAATTGttatataaaatatgctTTGCAAATATGGAGGAGATAGCTTTAATAGCCTATTCGTAcaccaaaatgaaaatatacgATTATGaggttttccttcatttgtgTAATGAGACAAAAGGGAGGTTGAAGAAGGAGTTATCACAAAGTGTAGACAACTGTGCTGATGCTACGGGCGGTGGTTCACGTAGCACTGTAGCGATAGATGATAATGGAAAAGATGGCCAATTGCATAGAAACTGCGATAATGGGGGAAGGCTCCACGGGGAAGAACATCCCTCCTCCACCTTGGAGGATACACAAGGAAGGGATATTTCGCAGATGAGAATAATTCATCATGAAATTAATATAACGGAAACAAACGATGGTGAAGGAAACCCCAATTGGGTACACCACAACATGGGGGAATCATCCCACCAAGCGGATTATACTTACAGTAAGAAGGGTCTATATAAGGAATCAAATTTTAGTGATAGCCTAACGGAGCTAAGTACAGGAAAAACTACACAAAGGAATGGCGAAGGAGAATTAAGCAAGAAATATTCCCACATTTGTCTGTTCACCTATTGCCTCGGGAAAAACAAACATCGGGATGATGCACTCCTAAGCTTAATTTCGAAATACATAAATGTGGAAAGGATTAACAACATAGATGTAAGCAATTTGTCTTACGCATTTTCTCTGTTCAATTTTTATGAAGGCCGTTTTTTTGAGCAGTTCTGTGAAAAGAGTCGGCAAATTGTGCATACTGCGGATCCTTCTCAGAAGGTAGTTATCTTGTCATATCTTTTAAAACACCCGACGGAAGAAATGCTAGATGTATATCTGTTgtatgttaaaaatataagagACGAAATGGAACAgaatcatatatataaagaacCGCTCCTCCTGAACATGTGCATAAACAGCTTTTCGAATGACGTATTTTTAAACTTCCTCCTTAATTTAGTAACTTCCCCAGGAAGGGATGGCAATGGgtcggaaaaaataaatcaagcCAATTTCGTGTTAAACTTTCTGATTGACTAcgcaactttttttatgagaaaaaagaaaatgtgttCACGTGATTATCCGAAGATTTTAAACATGctcttaaaaatatttcctattACGAGTGAGATGAATGACGACACGTCTTCCTTACGTCTGGTTCCCTCTTCCCGCAGGGTTACCCTCCTGATAGAAGACCTGCTCGATCTGATCATAGCGGAGATGCATACATTTCATGATCTGGACTTGGCTCATattaggaatattttttttcgtatgaaAGGGGGAAGTGTGGGTGCTCAATTTGGTAGAAGGGAGGAagcaattttaaattttgtcaATAAGCATGTCGAcaaaggggggagagggTGCGCTCCGAAAATACATGTGGGAGAGTAA